One Papaver somniferum cultivar HN1 chromosome 10, ASM357369v1, whole genome shotgun sequence genomic window carries:
- the LOC113315555 gene encoding uncharacterized protein LOC113315555, giving the protein MVLEATTSYDCSIWHAFFGLPGYNNDINILHKLSLFKELKYENTPAANITISGNQYNIGYFLADGIYPAWSTLVQPYDEMLINGEYVRAQQLFNKKQIACRKDVERAFEIFKRKFHIICGSYRSFKPIEMNRIMLACIIFDNMVIEETRPDKSWVDYPDKDLRKEVQPAWGVPAREYRMVEERIQNRGLHLRLREDLTAHFWDGFGRRNLHKI; this is encoded by the coding sequence ATGGTTTTGGAAGCGACAACTTCTTATGATTGTTCGATATGGCATGCTTTTTTCGGACTTCCGGGTTACAACAACGATATCAATATCTTGCACAAATTATCATTGTTCAAAGAATTGAAGTACGAAAATACTCCAGCTGCCAATATCACCATCAGCGGCAATCAGTATAACATTGGCTATTTTTTGGCGGACGGGATTTATCCAGCatggtcaactttagttcaacCTTACGATGAGATGCTTATAAACGGGGAATATGTCCGTGCTCAACAGTTGTTTAACAAAAAACAGATAGCATGTAGGAAGGATGTGGAACGAGCATTTGAAATTTTTAAGAGAAAGTTCCATATAATTTGTGGATCATATCGTTCGTTTAAACCAATAGAAATGAATAGAATTATGCTCGCCTGCATTATTTTCGACAATATGGTAATCGAGGAAACTCGACCGGATAAAAGCTGGGTTGATTATCCAGATAAAGATTTGAGGAAAGAAGTTCAACCCGCCTGGGGTGTGCCTGCAAGAGAGTATAGAATGGTGGAAGAGAGAATTCAAAACAGAGGTTTACATTTAAGACTAAGGGAGGATCTCACAGCTCACTTTTGGGATGGTTTTGGAAGAAGAAACCTTCACaagatttag